The Streptomyces sp. NBC_00286 nucleotide sequence GCTCGCGCTGCCCGAGGTCGTTGATGAACTCATGGCCGAGGATCTGGTAGCCGGCGCACACGGAGAAGACGATCGCGCCGTTGCCGACCGCGCGGTGCAGACCGCCGTCGCGGCGCAGCCGCTCGGCCGCGAGCCGCTGCGGCCGGTCCTCACCGCCGCCGATCAGGTAGATGTCGCCGGAGGTGGGGATCGGCTGGTCGCTGCGTACGTCGAGCCGGGCCACGTCCAGGCCGCGCTGCCGGGCCCGGCGCTCCACCACGAGCGCGTTGCCCTGGTCGCCGTAGGTGCTCAGCAGGTCCGGGTAGATCCACACCAGACGCAGGCTGTTGTCACTCATTGATGATCGTCCTCTGTGGTCAGTTGCCGACGCGGATCACGTGCCGACGCCGGTCAATTGCCGACACGGCGGCGCAGGTCCTGGAACGCGGTGTAGTTCGCGATGACCTCGATCCGCCCCGGCGGCGCGATCTGCACGGCCTGGTCGAGGTTCTCGCAGACCTGGAAGGTCTGGTTCGCGACCTCCAGACGCACCGCGAGGTCCAGCTTCCGGTCGCCGATGACGAAGATCGGGTGCCCGCTCAGCCGCGTGTAGTCGACGTCCCACAGCCAGGAGGTGTCGGTGCCGTCGGCGCCGCGCGCGTTCACGGACAGGATGACCGGCGTAGGCGGCGGGTCGATCAGCGAGAACGTCTCCAGCCAGCCCGCCGGGTTCTTGGCGAGCAGCAGCCGAAGGTCACGCTGCATGAACTGCACGACGTCGTAGCGCCCGGCCACCGCCTGGACCTGGTACATACGTTCCAGGGCGACCTGCGGCGGCACACCGAAGACGGCGGCCACGGCGGCCGACGATGCGGCGTTGGCTTTATTGGCGCGGCCCGGTAGCTGGAGGTGGATCGGCCAGGCGGAACCGTGCGGGTCGAGGACATGGTCGCCGTCCAGCGCCCAACTCGGCGTCGGACGGCGGAAACCGCACTCGCCGCAGAACCAGTCGTCGCCCGGCCGCTGCATCACACCGCCGCAGGACGGGCAGGACCAGGCGTCGTCCTTCCACATCTGCCCGGCGGCCACCCACACGACGTTCGGCGAGGAGGACGCGGCCCACACGACCAGCGGGTCGTCCGCGTTGGCGATCACGACGGACTTCGAACCGGCCAGACCCTCGCGCCAGTGCTCGGCGAGCATGCGGGTCTCGGCGGCGCGGTCGAGCTGGTCACGGGAGAGGTTGAGGAGCGCGATGGCCTTCGGGTCGGTGTCACGTGCCACACCTGCGAGGTACTTCTCGTCGACCTCGATGACCGCGTACCGCGCGTCCGAGCCGCCGGCCAGCGCGGAGGTGATGCCTGCGGGCATGTTCGCGCCCAGGGCGTTCGAGACGACGGGGCCCGCGGCGCGCAGCGCCTCCGCGATCAGCCGTGTCGTGGTGGTCTTGCCGTTGGTTGCCGACACCAGGATGACGTCCAAGTGCTCGGCCAGCCGGGCCAGCAGGTCGGGGTCGAGT carries:
- a CDS encoding MurT ligase domain-containing protein, whose translation is MAGNSDPLSPRAKLAVTAGKAVAAASRAAGRGSGSVIGGRVALKLDPDLLARLAEHLDVILVSATNGKTTTTRLIAEALRAAGPVVSNALGANMPAGITSALAGGSDARYAVIEVDEKYLAGVARDTDPKAIALLNLSRDQLDRAAETRMLAEHWREGLAGSKSVVIANADDPLVVWAASSSPNVVWVAAGQMWKDDAWSCPSCGGVMQRPGDDWFCGECGFRRPTPSWALDGDHVLDPHGSAWPIHLQLPGRANKANAASSAAVAAVFGVPPQVALERMYQVQAVAGRYDVVQFMQRDLRLLLAKNPAGWLETFSLIDPPPTPVILSVNARGADGTDTSWLWDVDYTRLSGHPIFVIGDRKLDLAVRLEVANQTFQVCENLDQAVQIAPPGRIEVIANYTAFQDLRRRVGN